The following are from one region of the Erwinia billingiae Eb661 genome:
- a CDS encoding universal stress protein — translation MKTLLVAVDNSAIARKVVALATEQAQALQANVVVLCCIDASYASTTGTYLIEAGEDPNDFGCALDEQNTAEAAVRQALAELQRAGIASTGRVVAGESAETIVAQANELAAAMIIMGRRHLSSFNRLLKGSVSAAVIERASCPVLVDVRLD, via the coding sequence ATGAAAACGCTTTTAGTCGCCGTTGATAATTCCGCTATAGCCCGCAAGGTGGTGGCACTGGCCACTGAACAGGCGCAGGCTTTGCAGGCCAACGTTGTGGTGCTGTGCTGTATCGATGCCAGCTATGCCAGCACCACCGGCACCTACCTTATCGAGGCCGGGGAAGACCCGAATGATTTCGGTTGCGCGCTGGATGAGCAAAACACCGCTGAAGCCGCGGTGCGTCAGGCACTGGCGGAACTGCAGCGCGCCGGCATCGCCTCCACCGGGCGTGTGGTGGCCGGTGAGTCTGCGGAAACCATCGTCGCGCAGGCCAACGAACTCGCTGCTGCGATGATCATTATGGGCCGCCGTCATCTTTCCTCTTTTAACCGTCTGCTGAAGGGCTCTGTCAGTGCTGCCGTGATCGAGCGCGCCAGCTGCCCGGTGCTGGTGGATGTTCGGCTAGATTAA
- a CDS encoding mechanosensitive ion channel family protein translates to MQLLITGWLTAFDLPYAPLIALFAIIALIAIISLIVHGLLHRAVLPFLRRFADRSSHLWPKSIIDKKLFSRFALLMQGVLLQIQLEVFLKGDEPIYSVLMIASQVWLMIFTLLILYSLLDVLLELSDNSSFAGQLPLRGIFQSIKLIATLLIGLMVISLLIGKSPLVLLTGLGAMTAVLMLVFKDPILGLVAGIQLSANNMLKMGDWLDMPKYGADGDVIDIGLTTVKVRNWDKTITTIPTYALISDSFKNWRGMSESGGRRIKRSLNIDATSIHFLSDEEIARMNRAQLLTPYLDGKVAEVANHNASLGCDLTTPLNGRHMTNIGTFRAWLEAWLKSHPQIHKDMTLMVRQLAPGSEGLPIEIYVFTNTTVWLEYEKIQSDIFDHIFALLPEFGLRVHQTPTGNDMRNMRFSPAE, encoded by the coding sequence ATGCAACTTTTAATAACCGGATGGCTGACCGCCTTCGACCTGCCCTACGCGCCCCTGATTGCGCTCTTCGCCATCATCGCCCTGATTGCCATCATCTCATTGATTGTGCATGGCTTACTGCACCGCGCGGTGCTGCCATTCCTGCGTCGGTTTGCCGACCGATCCTCACACCTGTGGCCAAAATCCATCATTGATAAAAAGCTGTTCAGCCGTTTCGCGCTGCTGATGCAGGGCGTGCTGCTGCAAATCCAGCTTGAGGTGTTCCTGAAGGGCGACGAGCCGATTTACTCCGTGCTGATGATCGCCAGTCAGGTCTGGCTGATGATCTTCACCCTGCTGATCCTTTACTCGCTGCTGGACGTGCTGCTGGAGCTCTCCGATAACAGCAGCTTTGCCGGCCAGCTGCCGTTACGCGGCATTTTTCAGAGCATCAAACTGATCGCCACCCTGTTGATTGGGCTGATGGTGATCTCGCTCCTGATTGGCAAATCCCCGCTGGTGCTGTTGACCGGTCTGGGTGCGATGACCGCCGTACTGATGCTGGTGTTTAAGGATCCGATCCTCGGCCTGGTCGCCGGCATTCAGCTTTCGGCCAACAATATGCTGAAAATGGGTGACTGGCTGGATATGCCAAAATACGGCGCGGATGGCGACGTGATTGATATCGGGCTGACCACGGTGAAAGTGCGCAACTGGGATAAAACCATCACCACCATTCCAACCTACGCACTGATTTCTGACTCGTTTAAGAACTGGCGCGGCATGTCCGAATCCGGTGGCCGCCGCATCAAGCGCAGCCTGAATATTGATGCCACCAGCATTCATTTTCTGTCAGATGAAGAGATCGCCCGGATGAATCGCGCGCAGCTGCTGACGCCGTATCTCGACGGCAAGGTCGCTGAAGTCGCTAACCACAATGCCAGCCTGGGCTGCGACCTCACTACGCCACTGAATGGCCGGCATATGACCAATATTGGCACCTTCCGCGCCTGGCTCGAAGCCTGGTTGAAGTCTCATCCCCAGATCCACAAAGATATGACGCTGATGGTTCGCCAGCTGGCGCCGGGTTCTGAAGGCCTGCCGATTGAGATTTATGTCTTCACCAACACCACGGTCTGGCTGGAGTACGAGAAGATCCAGTCAGATATCTTTGACCACATCTTTGCGCTGCTGCCTGAATTCGGCCTGCGCGTGCACCAGACGCCGACCGGCAATGATATGCGCAATATGCGCTTTTCCCCCGCGGAATAA
- a CDS encoding SMP-30/gluconolactonase/LRE family protein — protein sequence MSYQVENVLSAQAELGECPVWSVREQVLYFVDILAPALHRFDPQSGKHQVFPVAEDIGCFGLNAQGGFVAALRSGVCMLDDHGHITQRIAPNPGDAERSRFNDGRVDRHGRFWCGSLWEPQDRNGGKLCRLDEHLTLTVQAEDIKISNGLAFSPDSRWMYQTDTPNGVLWRYPMDEQGEIGPREVLQRFVQEEGGLPDGAAVDSEGFYWAAMFDGSRVIRLDPADGRIVDEIPLPVRWPTMVAFGGEDLKTLYITSSREDRTAEELARYPQSGDVFAVRVAVAGIAEPLFQAK from the coding sequence ATGAGTTATCAGGTAGAAAACGTGCTGTCGGCGCAGGCTGAACTGGGTGAGTGTCCGGTCTGGTCTGTCAGGGAACAGGTCCTCTATTTTGTCGATATTCTGGCGCCTGCTTTGCACCGGTTCGATCCACAAAGTGGTAAGCATCAGGTTTTCCCTGTAGCTGAGGACATTGGCTGCTTTGGCCTGAATGCTCAGGGTGGATTTGTTGCCGCATTACGCAGCGGCGTCTGCATGCTGGATGATCACGGGCATATTACTCAGCGCATCGCGCCAAATCCGGGTGATGCGGAACGCAGCCGTTTTAATGATGGCCGCGTCGATCGCCACGGTCGTTTCTGGTGTGGCAGCCTGTGGGAACCGCAGGATCGCAACGGCGGCAAGCTATGCCGTCTGGATGAACACCTGACGCTGACGGTGCAGGCTGAAGATATCAAAATCTCCAACGGGCTGGCTTTCTCACCAGACAGTCGCTGGATGTATCAGACCGATACGCCAAACGGCGTGCTCTGGCGTTATCCGATGGATGAACAGGGCGAAATCGGCCCACGCGAAGTGCTGCAACGCTTTGTGCAGGAAGAGGGCGGTTTGCCTGATGGTGCCGCCGTCGACAGTGAAGGCTTCTACTGGGCAGCAATGTTTGATGGTTCCCGGGTGATCCGTCTCGATCCCGCTGATGGACGCATTGTGGATGAGATCCCGTTGCCGGTTCGCTGGCCGACCATGGTGGCATTCGGCGGGGAGGATCTGAAGACGCTGTATATCACCAGTTCACGCGAAGACCGCACCGCAGAAGAGCTGGCACGCTATCCTCAGTCTGGCGATGTGTTTGCGGTAAGAGTGGCGGTGGCGGGAATTGCCGAGCCGCTATTTCAGGCGAAATAA
- a CDS encoding methyl-accepting chemotaxis protein, producing the protein MPGIPVRLSGKLTLGGISMLLLITLIVYLAISLRGQPRVIEASNSLIQQTGENIVGQLNQQLIRIEGEVVSMARLAEVLPHQDDLFKSVLPQIIDSKGDKSIAGGGIWPEPNAFTEGVARRSFFWSRGANGTLDYSDGYNDPAGAGYHNESWYTSTKAASRSKCNWSEVYQDPVSNVNMVTCSVPYSAGDRFAGVATFDVLLDNLSGFMAKNGNLTGGYAFALDQSGNVLYFPGSKDKALKKFSALADEQKWLAPVVKGLATAAHQPGTTTLNNLQDDYLHTRAQVTLFKMPDTGWVIGLVTPEANVTALARNIMQDIFVVLIPALLVLLAGAWLFARGLTTRLESTRAALDEIANGDGDLTRRLDASGKDEIAEIAVSFNQFVDKIAGVITNVQASGINVAANATFLAEGNQALSAKIGDQAAALEQSAAAMEQLNATVQQNAENTRLADAFTEQTAQIARSSSEVMHKVIDTMATIKTSSSRVGEILSVIDGIAFQTNILALNAAVEAARAGEQGRGFAVVAAEVRALAQRSANAAQEIKTLISQSDTTVLAGSKLVEGAGEQLEGLVNDVLKVKQVVGEIRVAGDEQSKGIGEVTLAVSQMERSIQQNLLLVNQNAENTQALRAEASQLAQDISSFKVATS; encoded by the coding sequence ATGCCGGGGATCCCAGTTCGTCTGTCAGGGAAATTGACACTAGGCGGCATTTCGATGCTGCTACTCATCACATTAATTGTTTATCTTGCCATCTCGCTGCGCGGCCAACCGAGGGTGATCGAAGCCAGTAACAGTCTGATCCAGCAGACCGGCGAAAACATTGTTGGCCAGCTGAATCAGCAGTTGATCCGCATTGAAGGCGAAGTCGTCAGCATGGCGCGTCTGGCGGAAGTGCTGCCCCATCAGGACGATTTATTCAAAAGCGTGCTGCCGCAGATTATCGACAGCAAAGGTGACAAAAGCATTGCCGGTGGCGGCATCTGGCCGGAACCGAATGCCTTTACCGAGGGGGTTGCCCGTCGCAGCTTCTTCTGGTCACGCGGCGCCAACGGCACGCTGGATTACTCCGACGGCTACAACGATCCTGCCGGTGCGGGTTACCACAATGAAAGTTGGTACACCTCAACTAAAGCGGCATCGCGCAGCAAGTGTAACTGGTCCGAAGTGTACCAGGACCCGGTTTCCAACGTGAATATGGTCACCTGTAGCGTGCCTTACAGCGCGGGCGACAGGTTTGCCGGCGTGGCAACCTTTGACGTGCTTTTGGATAACCTGTCTGGCTTTATGGCCAAGAATGGCAACCTGACCGGCGGCTATGCCTTCGCGTTGGACCAGTCCGGTAACGTGCTGTATTTCCCCGGCAGTAAAGACAAAGCGTTGAAGAAATTCAGCGCGCTGGCGGATGAGCAGAAGTGGCTGGCGCCGGTGGTAAAAGGCCTTGCGACGGCAGCCCATCAGCCGGGAACCACCACGCTGAATAATTTGCAGGATGATTACCTGCATACCCGTGCTCAGGTCACGCTGTTTAAGATGCCGGATACCGGCTGGGTGATCGGCCTGGTCACGCCGGAAGCAAACGTGACCGCGTTGGCCAGAAATATCATGCAGGATATCTTCGTGGTGCTGATCCCGGCGCTGCTGGTTCTGCTGGCGGGTGCCTGGTTATTTGCACGCGGGCTGACCACGCGTCTGGAATCCACGCGTGCCGCGCTGGATGAGATTGCCAATGGCGATGGGGATTTAACCCGTCGTCTGGATGCTTCCGGCAAGGATGAGATCGCGGAAATTGCCGTATCGTTTAACCAGTTTGTCGACAAGATTGCCGGCGTTATCACTAATGTGCAGGCCAGCGGCATCAACGTGGCTGCCAATGCCACCTTCCTGGCAGAGGGCAATCAGGCTCTGTCGGCGAAGATTGGCGATCAGGCCGCTGCATTGGAGCAGAGTGCCGCTGCGATGGAGCAGCTCAACGCCACCGTGCAGCAGAATGCCGAGAACACCCGCCTGGCAGATGCCTTCACCGAGCAGACGGCGCAGATTGCCCGCAGCAGCAGCGAAGTAATGCATAAAGTGATTGATACCATGGCGACCATCAAAACCTCTTCCAGCCGCGTCGGCGAGATCCTGAGTGTGATTGATGGCATTGCTTTCCAGACCAATATTCTGGCGCTGAACGCTGCGGTTGAAGCCGCCAGGGCCGGTGAGCAGGGCCGTGGATTTGCGGTAGTGGCCGCCGAAGTCCGCGCGCTGGCACAGCGAAGCGCTAATGCGGCGCAGGAGATCAAAACCTTGATCAGCCAGTCGGATACCACGGTGCTGGCAGGCAGTAAACTGGTGGAAGGTGCAGGCGAACAGCTGGAAGGTTTGGTGAACGACGTGCTGAAAGTGAAGCAGGTGGTTGGTGAAATCCGCGTTGCGGGCGATGAGCAGAGTAAAGGCATTGGTGAAGTGACGCTGGCCGTCTCGCAGATGGAGCGCAGCATTCAGCAGAACCTGCTGTTGGTCAATCAGAACGCGGAAAACACCCAGGCACTACGGGCAGAGGCTTCACAGCTGGCTCAGGACATCTCTTCGTTTAAGGTGGCTACCTCGTAA
- a CDS encoding HlyD family secretion protein, translated as MSFTPAKRTLMLVLLLAILLGIVFFVWTAMNRHQSRTDDAVVTADYTLVAPKVSGYIRTVNVSDNQAVKAGALLATIDDRDYRVALETAEANLQVSQAKLTSVQAQLDQQQATIAQNDAAVSSSEATLNYAGQNAERYRRLLKSGTTTADEQQKTNASMREASAQLRQSQAAALASRKQVGILQASIKQAEADIAASTASVDQARLNLSYTTIRAPIDGSVGQRSVRQGAWVAAGTRLLAVVPLHQTYVVANFLETQLTDVKPGQPVSVEVDALPGVTLRGHVDSIAPATGSTFAAITADNATGNYTKVVQRLPVKIVFEPGQADVARLRVGMSVIPSIGTP; from the coding sequence ATGAGCTTCACACCTGCCAAAAGAACCTTAATGTTAGTGCTGCTGTTAGCGATCCTGCTGGGCATCGTGTTTTTTGTCTGGACAGCAATGAATCGCCACCAGTCACGCACTGATGACGCCGTGGTGACCGCGGATTACACGCTGGTTGCGCCAAAAGTATCGGGGTATATCCGCACCGTTAACGTCAGCGATAACCAGGCGGTTAAGGCCGGTGCCCTGCTGGCGACTATCGATGACCGCGATTACCGCGTCGCGCTGGAAACCGCAGAAGCCAACCTGCAGGTCAGCCAGGCCAAGCTCACCAGCGTTCAGGCGCAGCTCGATCAGCAGCAGGCGACCATTGCGCAGAATGATGCGGCGGTCAGCTCAAGTGAAGCAACGCTGAACTATGCCGGACAGAATGCCGAGCGTTATCGCCGCCTGCTAAAAAGCGGCACCACCACCGCCGACGAGCAGCAGAAAACCAACGCCTCAATGCGTGAAGCCTCGGCTCAGCTGCGTCAGAGTCAGGCCGCTGCCCTCGCCTCACGCAAGCAGGTGGGTATTTTGCAGGCCAGTATCAAACAGGCTGAAGCCGATATCGCCGCGTCAACCGCCAGTGTCGATCAGGCGCGCCTGAACCTGTCGTACACCACCATTAGGGCGCCGATTGATGGCTCAGTGGGTCAACGCTCGGTCCGTCAGGGCGCGTGGGTGGCCGCCGGAACCCGCCTGCTGGCGGTGGTTCCCTTGCACCAGACCTACGTTGTGGCGAATTTCCTCGAAACTCAGCTGACCGACGTCAAGCCAGGCCAGCCGGTTTCCGTTGAGGTTGATGCGCTGCCGGGCGTGACGTTACGCGGGCATGTCGACAGTATTGCTCCGGCCACCGGTTCCACCTTCGCGGCAATCACGGCTGATAATGCCACGGGTAACTACACCAAGGTGGTGCAACGCCTGCCGGTGAAGATTGTGTTTGAACCGGGCCAGGCCGATGTGGCGCGTTTGCGGGTGGGGATGTCGGTGATCCCGTCCATCGGGACGCCGTAA
- a CDS encoding putative periplasmic lipoprotein — translation MKKLVTGAVALAVFVLAGCTSSKPGAFEKVDEDPAVNTVQYRFNPSTVNKMAMQEDVERYCTERGFDKVEPIKPQESRVPGLMNAWYQCNYSIKS, via the coding sequence ATGAAGAAGTTAGTGACTGGCGCCGTTGCGCTGGCTGTATTTGTATTAGCCGGTTGTACTTCCAGCAAGCCAGGGGCATTTGAAAAAGTTGATGAAGATCCTGCGGTAAATACTGTGCAGTATCGTTTTAATCCGTCCACCGTCAATAAGATGGCGATGCAAGAGGATGTGGAACGCTACTGTACAGAACGCGGGTTTGATAAAGTGGAACCGATTAAACCGCAGGAAAGTCGGGTACCTGGATTAATGAACGCCTGGTATCAGTGTAATTACAGCATTAAAAGCTAA
- a CDS encoding MFS transporter — protein MTAQPAAPPAPHPFTLRLALGLVGVLIAALTSGLNDRVTDLALADVRAAIGFSYDQASWITSVYQAAEVAAMMIAPWFAVTFSLRRFTLTVATGFALVGLLQPFAPTPSLFIALRVIQGIFGGALPPMLMTVALRFLPPPIKLYGLAAYALTATFGPNIAASLAAFWTDSVGWQFVFWQVIPLILIANLLIGWGIPQDPTRFERFKQIDLFGMLTGTSGIALLILSLSQGERLDWFASPLISGMMLSAFALLIVFLINEWYHPLPLFKLQMLERRNLTHGLLVLAGVLMVSLSGSALPSGYFGQVSGFRTVQFAPLALTIGLPQLIIAPFMAALLNRRWIDCRWMLACGAALMIISCLMGMQLTDDWARQNFWLIQLLQAFAQPMLILPVLMSATSVVLPPEGPFASAMFNTVRGFSSVAASCLVENFLTHREKFHSHTLVDNLGNRPWLMTADTSASASSLTPLLPDGSASTTENLSHFATLLKHQAVILSISDAYLLIIGFALLMVLLTAWLPKRVYPPQTLLQQAAKATR, from the coding sequence ATGACTGCTCAACCAGCAGCGCCGCCTGCTCCCCACCCGTTTACTCTACGTCTGGCGTTGGGACTGGTGGGTGTACTGATCGCTGCGTTGACCTCAGGATTAAACGACCGCGTCACTGACCTGGCGCTGGCCGATGTGCGGGCAGCCATTGGCTTCAGCTATGACCAGGCCAGCTGGATCACTTCGGTGTATCAGGCGGCAGAAGTCGCCGCGATGATGATCGCTCCCTGGTTTGCGGTGACGTTTTCACTGCGGCGCTTTACCCTGACCGTCGCAACCGGCTTTGCGCTGGTGGGTTTATTGCAGCCTTTCGCACCCACGCCTTCTTTATTTATCGCGTTACGCGTGATCCAGGGGATTTTTGGTGGCGCGCTGCCGCCGATGCTGATGACCGTGGCACTGCGTTTTCTGCCGCCGCCGATCAAGCTTTATGGTCTGGCTGCCTATGCCTTAACCGCCACCTTCGGCCCCAACATTGCCGCGTCGCTGGCGGCGTTCTGGACCGATTCGGTCGGCTGGCAGTTCGTCTTCTGGCAGGTGATCCCGCTGATCCTGATCGCCAACCTGTTAATTGGCTGGGGGATTCCGCAGGATCCCACCCGCTTTGAGCGTTTTAAACAGATCGATTTGTTCGGCATGTTGACCGGCACCAGCGGTATTGCGCTGTTAATCCTGTCGCTGAGCCAGGGCGAACGCCTTGACTGGTTTGCCTCGCCGCTGATTAGCGGCATGATGCTCAGCGCCTTTGCCTTGCTGATCGTCTTCCTTATCAACGAGTGGTATCACCCGCTGCCGCTGTTTAAGTTGCAGATGCTGGAGCGCCGGAATCTGACCCATGGCTTGCTGGTGCTGGCGGGCGTGCTGATGGTGTCGCTGTCCGGCTCTGCTCTGCCGTCGGGGTACTTCGGTCAGGTCAGTGGATTCCGCACGGTGCAGTTTGCGCCGCTGGCCCTGACCATCGGTTTGCCACAGCTGATCATTGCGCCCTTTATGGCAGCGTTACTCAACCGGCGCTGGATAGACTGCCGCTGGATGCTGGCCTGCGGCGCGGCGTTGATGATCATCTCCTGCCTGATGGGCATGCAGTTGACTGACGACTGGGCGCGACAGAACTTCTGGCTGATCCAACTGCTGCAAGCCTTCGCCCAGCCGATGCTGATCCTGCCGGTATTGATGAGCGCCACCAGCGTGGTTCTGCCACCGGAAGGGCCTTTTGCCTCGGCCATGTTTAACACCGTGCGCGGTTTTTCCAGCGTGGCGGCCAGCTGTCTGGTGGAGAATTTCCTTACCCACCGCGAGAAGTTTCACTCGCATACGCTGGTCGATAACCTGGGCAATCGTCCGTGGCTGATGACCGCGGACACCTCTGCCAGTGCCAGCAGCCTGACGCCGTTATTGCCGGATGGCAGCGCCAGCACAACAGAAAACCTGAGCCACTTCGCCACGCTGCTCAAGCATCAGGCGGTGATCCTTAGCATCAGCGATGCCTATCTGCTGATCATTGGTTTTGCCCTGTTGATGGTGCTGTTGACCGCCTGGCTACCCAAGCGTGTTTATCCGCCGCAAACCCTTTTACAACAAGCCGCAAAAGCAACGAGATAA
- the ypdK gene encoding membrane protein YpdK, giving the protein MKYALMGISFILLLWVGTFYLMV; this is encoded by the coding sequence GTGAAATATGCTTTGATGGGGATCTCTTTTATCCTGCTACTTTGGGTTGGCACCTTCTATCTGATGGTTTAA
- a CDS encoding IclR family transcriptional regulator, whose product MSDPITQREDERTGGIQVISRAAKILDALGNRPDGMSLGEIAQAVDLPRSTVQRIVAALDSVQLVRSPGAGGVRLGPALLRLIATLHTDVVAIAQPWLQALCDATGETVSLARASGLQLAIVHYVVADRELRVVPRIGLNLPLYSTSGGKALLALDSDEQARAVVGDAYEAITDLTVKAFPELIERLKEIRRTGLSYDRGETLEGISTMAVAIDTILGRFSISLLVPSTRFQKHEALYRTEILKCKEALVDEIGKAALRD is encoded by the coding sequence ATGTCTGACCCTATTACACAGCGTGAGGATGAGCGCACTGGGGGGATCCAGGTGATCTCTCGTGCGGCGAAAATATTGGATGCGTTGGGCAACCGTCCCGACGGCATGAGCCTGGGCGAAATCGCTCAGGCGGTGGATTTACCCCGTTCAACCGTGCAACGCATCGTCGCGGCGCTGGATTCGGTGCAGCTGGTACGCAGTCCCGGCGCGGGTGGCGTCCGGCTTGGGCCGGCATTGCTTCGGCTCATTGCCACGCTGCATACCGACGTGGTGGCGATTGCTCAGCCCTGGCTGCAGGCGCTGTGCGATGCCACCGGTGAAACGGTTTCTCTGGCGCGTGCCAGCGGATTGCAGCTGGCGATCGTGCATTATGTGGTGGCCGATCGTGAGCTGCGCGTGGTTCCGCGCATCGGCCTGAATCTGCCGTTGTACAGCACCTCCGGTGGCAAAGCGCTGCTGGCGCTGGACAGCGATGAACAGGCTCGCGCCGTCGTCGGCGATGCCTATGAAGCCATTACCGATCTGACCGTTAAGGCGTTTCCTGAACTGATTGAACGCCTTAAGGAGATCCGCCGCACCGGTCTTTCTTACGATCGGGGCGAGACGCTGGAAGGGATCTCCACCATGGCGGTGGCGATCGATACCATTCTGGGCCGTTTTTCCATCAGCTTGCTGGTTCCGTCTACCCGTTTTCAGAAGCACGAGGCGCTCTACCGTACAGAGATCCTTAAATGCAAAGAGGCGCTGGTGGATGAGATAGGCAAAGCGGCCTTACGTGACTGA
- a CDS encoding L-lactate MFS transporter — translation MSTQPVSTSVNRTRWLTLFGTIITQFALGSVYTWSLFNGQLSHKLDAPVSQVAFSFGLLSLGLAIASSLAGKLQERFGVRNVTIGAGVLMAIGFYLTAHSSNLFMLYLSAGVLVGLADGAGYLMTLSNCVKWFPERKGLISACAIGAYGLGSLGFKFICGYLLSVYSLENTFLIWGLLAMALIVTGALFMKEAPKQSAAAQGSHSKARDFSLAEAVRLPQYWMLALMFLTACMSGLYVIGVAKDIGEGLVHLSTQTAANAVTIIAIANLSGRLILGVMSDKMARIRVITLAQVVSLAGMSILLFTQMNETTFFISIACVAFSFGGTITVYPSLVSDFFGLNNLTKNYGLIYLGFGIGSVLGSLIASLFGGFTITFSLIMALLVISLIMSATIRLPHRAEEEKKVLQHA, via the coding sequence ATGAGCACACAGCCCGTCAGCACAAGCGTTAACCGTACCCGCTGGTTAACCCTGTTCGGCACCATCATTACCCAGTTCGCGCTGGGCTCCGTTTATACCTGGAGCCTGTTTAATGGTCAGTTGTCGCATAAGCTGGATGCCCCGGTCAGCCAGGTGGCGTTCTCCTTTGGCTTGCTGAGCCTGGGGCTGGCGATTGCCTCTTCCCTGGCCGGCAAGCTGCAGGAGCGTTTTGGCGTGCGCAACGTCACCATCGGTGCGGGCGTGTTGATGGCGATTGGTTTTTATCTGACGGCGCACTCCAGCAACCTGTTTATGCTGTATCTGAGCGCGGGCGTGCTGGTGGGACTGGCGGATGGCGCCGGGTATCTGATGACCCTGTCGAACTGTGTGAAGTGGTTCCCGGAACGCAAAGGGCTGATTTCCGCCTGTGCCATTGGGGCTTACGGCCTGGGCAGCCTCGGCTTTAAATTTATCTGCGGCTACCTGCTCAGCGTCTACAGTCTGGAAAATACCTTCCTGATTTGGGGTCTGCTGGCGATGGCGCTGATTGTCACCGGCGCACTGTTTATGAAGGAAGCGCCGAAACAATCTGCTGCAGCGCAGGGAAGTCACAGTAAAGCCCGCGATTTCTCTCTGGCCGAAGCGGTGCGTTTGCCGCAGTACTGGATGCTGGCATTGATGTTTCTGACCGCCTGCATGAGCGGCCTGTATGTGATTGGCGTGGCGAAAGATATTGGCGAAGGCCTGGTGCATCTGTCGACGCAAACGGCGGCCAATGCGGTGACCATTATCGCCATTGCTAATCTGAGTGGACGACTGATCCTCGGCGTGATGTCCGACAAGATGGCCCGTATCCGGGTGATTACTCTGGCGCAGGTGGTCTCGCTGGCGGGCATGAGCATCCTGCTGTTTACCCAGATGAATGAAACCACCTTTTTTATCTCTATCGCCTGCGTGGCCTTCAGCTTTGGCGGCACCATTACCGTTTACCCCTCGCTGGTCAGCGACTTCTTCGGCCTGAACAATCTGACCAAAAACTACGGGCTGATTTATCTGGGCTTTGGTATCGGTAGCGTATTGGGGTCGTTGATTGCTTCGCTGTTTGGCGGCTTCACCATCACCTTCAGCCTGATTATGGCCCTGCTGGTGATTTCGCTGATTATGTCTGCCACCATTCGCTTACCGCACCGTGCGGAAGAAGAGAAAAAGGTCCTGCAGCACGCGTAA